In Brassica rapa cultivar Chiifu-401-42 chromosome A06, CAAS_Brap_v3.01, whole genome shotgun sequence, a single window of DNA contains:
- the LOC103874846 gene encoding uncharacterized protein LOC103874846, giving the protein MASSSHFHYHQDDHQPDNEDIFEDLFEDIDEFLEENERVPRNFIDRHREEGQDLLWNDYFSDTPTYPHNVFRRRFRMNRTLFMRIVQRLSTEVRHFQERVDATGRSSLTALQKCTATIRQLAYGVGSDAVDEYVRMGETTARGCLHNFAAGIISLFGNEYLRRPTPEDLQRLLYFGEQRGFPGMIGSIDCMHWEWKNCPTAWKGMYSRGTGKPTIVLEAVASYDLWICHSFFGAPGTMNDLNILDRSPVFDDDITGIAPQVNFYVNNHPYNLAYYLTDGIYPKWATFIQSIRLPQTQKHSVFAQTQEGVRKDVERAFGVLQARFAIVKNPSNIWDKRKIGNIMRACVILHNMIVEDERSSRTQYNIAEFREREEADTFTVNNPSPLGTPLERRTNLQNLETHQRLKNDLIENIWNKFGHLPNNI; this is encoded by the coding sequence ATGGCTTCTTCCTCTCATTTTCATTACCACCAAGACGATCACCAACCTGATAATGAAGATATATTCGAAGACTTATTTGAAGACATTGACGAATTTCTAGAAGAAAATGAGCGTGTACCACGTAATTTTATTGACAGACATCGGGAGGAAGGTCAAGATTTGCTATGGAATGATTATTTTAGCGATACTCCAACCTACCCGCACAATGTCTTCCGGCGACGGTTTCGAATGAACCGGACATTATTCATGCGTATTGTGCAGCGTCTCTCCACTGAAGTACGGCATTTTCAAGAAAGAGTAGATGCAACCGGGCGGTCTAGTCTTACTGCACTCCAAAAATGTACCGCAACAATTCGTCAATTGGCTTATGGTGTTGGATCTGATGCAGTGGACGAATATGTCCGAATGGGTGAAACAACTGCTCGAGGATGTTTGCACAATTTTGCCGCGGGAATAATCAGCTTGTTTGGCAATGAATACCTAAGACGTCCCACACCGGAAGATCTGCAGAGACTACTATACTTTGGGGAGCAACGTGGGTTCCCAGGGATGATtggaagcatcgactgtatgcattgggagtggaagaattgcccCACTGCTTGGAAAGGAATGTATTCACGAGGAACCGGAAAACCAACGATTGTCTTAGAGGCGGTGGCATCATATGACCTCTGGATATGTCACTCCTTCTTTGGAGCTCCAGGTACTATGAACGATCTTAATATTCTCGATCGATCACCCGTTTTTGATGACGATATTACCGGAATAGCACCACAAGTTAACTTCTATGTCAACAATCATCCGTACAACTTGGCTTATTATCTCACGGATGGTATTTATCCGAAATGGGCTACATTTATTCAATCTATCCGACTACCACAAACTCAGAAGCATTCTGTATTTGCTCAAACCCAAGAAGGTGTGcgaaaagatgtcgagcgtGCCTTCGGAGTCCTACAAGCTAGGTTTGCCATTGTTAAAAATCCATCTAACATATGGGATAAACGAAAAATAGGTAATATTATGAGAGCTTGTGTCATACTtcataatatgattgtcgagGATGAACGATCGTCAAGAACTCAGTACAACATTGCTGAATTTCGAGAAAGAGAAGAGGCGGATACCTTTACCGTCAATAATCCGTCACCTCTCGGCACTCCACTTGAACGTCGGACAAACCTTCAGAATCTAGAAACCCATCAACgtttaaaaaatgatttgattgaaaatatatgGAATAAATTTGGACATCTTCCAAATAACATATAG
- the LOC103874663 gene encoding uncharacterized protein LOC103874663, which produces MFNLSRIIPRLHSVSLNPSTTASASLIENAPRIFQSLGNRAFSGKPGSDGSGGNENGWDIATGGSFGDRSDDLDWDHKSMWSTGLSKEHFDGVSVGRQSNENPSSDSGDVMSRLGPREVAMVNEMNEYDDMIKEIEKENRHSRVFVDGIKQKMMEMSVLLKQVKEPGARGSYLKDSEKTEMYRLHKENPEVYTVERLAKDYRIMRQRVHAILFLKEDEEEEERKLGRPLDDSVERLLDEYPEFFVSHDREFHVASLSYKPDFKVMPEGWDGTIKDMDEVHYEISKKEDDILYEEFLRRFEFNKLKWKGEVKCHKYSRRRSSDGWKITVEKLGPQGKRGNGGGWKFVSLPDGSSRPLNEVEKMYVKREAPRRRRKILP; this is translated from the exons ATGTTTAACCTAAGTAGGATCATTCCTCGTCTACACTCGGTTTCCCTTAACCCTAGCACGACTGCGTCTGCGTCTCTGATCGAGAACGCCCCGAGAATCTTCCAATCTCTCGGAAACCGAGCATTTTCCGGGAAACCAGGCTCCGACGGATCTGGAGGCAACGAGAACGGTTGGGACATCGCGACGGGAGGATCGTTCGGTGATCGTTCTGATGATCTTGATTGGGATCACAAATCAATGTGGTCGACTGGTTTAAGCAAGGAGCATTTCGACGGCGTCTCCGTTGGCCGTCAGAGCAACGAGAATCCTTCTTCTGATTCAGGCGATGTGATGAGCAGGTTAGGTCCGAGAGAAGTCGCCATGGTTAACGAGATGAATGAGTATGATGATATGATCAAGGAGATTGAGAAAGAGAATAGGCATAGCAGGGTTTTTGTTGATGGGATTAAGCagaagatgatggagatgagTGTGTTGCTGAAGCAAGTCAAGGAGCCTGGTGCTAGAGGTTCTTATCTTAAGGACTCTGAGAAGACTGAGATGTACAGGTTGCATAAAGAGAATCCTGAGGTTTATACCGTTGAGAGGCTTGCTAAGGATTATAGGATCATGAGGCAGCGTGTTCACGCCATTCTTTTTCTTaaagaggatgaagaagaagaggagaggaAGCTTGGTCGTCCCTTGGATGATTCCGTTGAGCGTTTGCTTGATGAGTACCCTGA GTTTTTTGTTTCACATGACCGGGAATTTCATGTGGCCTCACTCAGTTACAAGCCCGACTTTAAGGTCATGCCAGAAGGATGGGATGGTACAATCAAAGATATGGATGAAGTTCACTATGAGATCTCAAAGAAAGAGGATGACATTCTTTACGAAGAATTTCTCAGGAGGTTTGAGTTCAACAAATTGAAA TGGAAAGGAGAAGTGAAGTGCCACAAGTACAGCAGAAGACGTTCATCAGATGGATGGAAAATCACGGTTGAGAAATTGGGTCCTCAAGGCAAGCGTGGAAATGGAGGTGGCTGGAAGTTTGTGAGTCTTCCTGATGGATCGAGTCGGCCTCTCAACGAAGTGGAGAAGATGTATGTTAAGCGTGAAGCACCACGTCGCCGCCGTAAGATTCTCCCTTGA
- the LOC103874845 gene encoding glutathione S-transferase T3-like yields the protein MHPNNIHSQSSSLLGLLHSQQGSVYHGRINFGDSQPIPAFSSQPSQVPPVARGVRRKWDPADDEVLISAWLNTSKDSIVANEQKSGTFWDRVAHFYSSSPHGLEEGEREPGQCKKRWHRLNDEVNKFCAAYSAAERQHRSGESDTDLLKKAHEIFFADQAKKFTLEHAWCTLRFEQKWLSLNGPKAGGGEKRKNVETTTQPSTTDGVVDVERRPEGIKAAKARRNGGKGKSVSDYASVWEMKKEDWEMKKEDLERKERLSKLAILDTLLAKTQPLTEAEEAVKNKLLAECF from the coding sequence ATGCATCCAAATAATATTCATAGTCAGAGCTCTAGTTTATTAGGACTGCTTCACAGTCAACAAGGGAGCGTTTACCATGGTCGTATTAACTTTGGTGATTCTCAACCTATCCCGGCATTCAGTTCACAACCATCTCAAGTACCACCAGTCGCCCGTGGTGTTAGACGCAAATGGGACCCGGCTGATGACGAGGTGTTGATCAGTGCGTGGCTCAACACCTCTAAAGATTCCATTGTAGCAAATGAGCAGAAGTCGGGGACCTTCTGGGATAGGGTTGCTCATTTTTATTCCTCAAGTCCTCATGGATTAGAGGAAGGTGAGAGAGAACCCGGGCAATGCAAGAAAAGGTGGCATAGACTAAACGATGAAGTTAACAAGTTTTGTGCCGCATACTCCGCAGCAGAGAGACAGCATAGAAGTGGTGAGAGTGACACTGATCTTCTAAAGAAGGCGCATGAGATCTTCTTTGCTGATCAAGCTAAGAAGTTTACTCTTGAACATGCGTGGTGTACGTTGAGATTTGAACAGAAGTGGCTTTCCCTTAACGGACCTAAAGCTGGTGGCGGTGAGAAGAGGAAGAATGTTGAGACAACGACCCAACCTTCCACCACCGACGGTGTCGTTGATGTTGAGCGGAGGCCAGAAGGAATCAAGGCTGCTAAGGCTAGAAGAAATGGTGGTAAAGGAAAGTCTGTCTCTGACTATGCGAGTGTTTGGGAAATGAAGAAGGAGGACTGGGAAATGAAGAAGGAGGACTTGGAGAGGAAGGAGAGACTGTCGAAGTTAGCTATACTTGACACTCTCCTTGCCAAGACTCAACCATTGACTGAGGCGGAAGAAGCTGTGAAGAATAAGCTCTTAGCGGAGTGTTTCTGA
- the LOC103874664 gene encoding uncharacterized protein LOC103874664 → MAFWSAENATKAYLTTLKQDQRTKEPNVAEFISALAAGNNARKIVVACAGAANADIVVALIAAANQTRGQVVCVLRGIEELIISKKMLEPSEIHQIQFVVGESNDNTLINGHFGEADFVLVDCNLKNHQDIVRKIVNNHEENARTGGGSGVAVVVGYNAFSRGSSRFGDGRKTQFLPIGEGLLVTRVNDNGSYNQKTMKKNNGHHHHHDHVRKSNWVMKVDKCTGEEHVFRVRAPRGEAIIGA, encoded by the exons atggcTTTTTGGTCTGCTGAAAATGCTACTAAAGCCTACCTTACTACATTGAAACAG GATCAAAGAACAAAAGAACCAAACGTGGCTGAGTTCATATCGGCTCTAGCCGCCGGAAATAACGCAAGAAAGATCGTCGTGGCTTGTGCCGGTGCAGCAAATGCTGACATAGTCGTTGCCCTAATCGCCGCGGCTAATCAAACGCGCGGTCAAGTGGTATGCGTCTTACGTGGCATAGAAGAACTAATCATATCCAAGAAAATGTTGGAACCATCAGAGATTCATCAGATACAATTCGTGGTTGGAGAATCTAACGACAACACTCTAATTAATGGTCATTTTGGAGAAGCAGATTTCGTTCTCGTCGATTGTAATCTAAAGAACCACCAAGATATTGTTAGAAAGATTGTTAATAACCATGAAGAAAACGCAAGAACCGGCGGTGGAAGCGGTGTGGCCGTTGTGGTGGGTTATAACGCGTTTTCGAGAGGATCTTCGAGATTTGGCGATGGGAGGAAAACGCAGTTTTTACCTATAGGTGAAGGGTTGCTGGTGACGAGGGTTAACGATAATGGTAGTTATAACCAGAAGACGATGAAAAAGAACAAtggtcatcatcatcaccatgaCCACGTGAGAAAGAGTAATTGGGTGATGAAAGTTGATAAGTGCACAGGAGAGGAGCATGTGTTTAGAGTTAGGGCTCCACGAGGAGAAGCCATTATTGGAGcttaa
- the LOC103874660 gene encoding uncharacterized protein LOC103874660 produces MIPSLSGEVFSFEEFDIDFEFDAPRFYDFSRPELDSETEEIEFWFESAGNYPPSPFSPKCNWKLEPLKQITNIISETKPVEISKPVIESGLNRKDQYNGFIYYNQTVKDVSKTKPKSKTKSCCSSTLTRPTASLLARQNKPLDVYSVQLLTRCQRSLAKFGGNLSPILDSKLQNQDTKRPKLEAKVSRVNSNKRSKLTVPKEPNLRTAERSERHRSKVNSETEQNAKSRISSSKRNATNNNINVEPCSTPLPKSNTPRSQDLQVFGLRTLLRAKERSSNAKIDAVQENVATNSRTLKATDSSKGSRLVKGNHSRKINCQVYGSNICTLDSKRSSKEELPEPTSIKYGTKSSYRSLNLCRKFDSQEVSGSLIIA; encoded by the exons ATGATTCCGAGTTTATCTGGAGAAGTTTTTTCGTTTGAGGAATTCGACATCGATTTCGAATTCGACGCACCTCGTTTCTACGATTTCTCCAGACCTGAGCTCGATTCCGAGACAGAGGAGATCGAGTTCTGGTTCGAATCCGCTGGAAACTATCCTCCTTCGC CTTTTAGCCCAAAGTGCAATTGGAAACTCGAGCCGCTTAAGCAAATCACAAACATCATCTCCGAAACTAAGCCTGTTGAGATTTCAAAACCGGTTATAGAATCCGGTCTGAATCGAAAAGATCAATACAACG GGTTCATTTATTATAACCAAACAGTTAAAGATGTCTCAAAGACCAAACCCAAATCAAAAACGAAATCATGCTGTAGCTCAACTTTAACAAGACCTACGGCTTCTTTACTTGCAAGGCAGAACAAACCATTAGACGTTTACTCTGTTCAACTTCTGACTAG ATGTCAGAGATCATTAGCAAAGTTTGGTGGTAACTTATCTCCGATCTTAGACTCTAAGTTGCAAAACCAAGACACCAAAAGGCCAAAACTGGAAGCTAAG GTGTCTCGAGTTAACTCCAACAAAAGATCGAAACTCACTGTTCCAAAGGAACCGAATCTCAGAACTGCAGAAAGATCTGAAAGACACAG GTCTAAGGTTAACTCAGAAACCGAGCAGAATGCGAAATCAAGGATTAGTTCATCCAAAAGAAATGCTACAAACAATAAT ATAAATGTTGAACCTTGTTCAACACCTTTGCCAAAAAGTAATACTCCACGGTCTCAAGATCTTCAG GTATTTGGCTTAAGAACATTACTGAGAGCAAAGGAACGCTCTTCAAAC GCGAAAATTGATGCCGTACAAGAGAACGTTGCTACTAACTCCAGAAC GCTAAAAGCCACTGATTCCTCAAAGGGTAGTAGGTTAGTCAAAGGAAACCACAGCAGAAAGATAAATTGCCAAGTGTATGGATCTAATATCTGCACTCTAGACTCAAAG AGATCAAGTAAAGAAGAACTCCCTGAACCAACTAGCATCAAATATGGAACTAAGAGCTCTTACAG GAGCCTGAATTTATGCCGGAAATTCGATTCACAGGAAGTTTCAGGGAGCCTAATCATTGCTTAA
- the LOC103874843 gene encoding 65-kDa microtubule-associated protein 9: MIMSKTQIESICSSLLQELEIIWDEVGETETEREKILIEIEDECRAVYCRKIEKVKEERNRLRQDIVDSKSRVIAICSVMEEPSSLGRQHQSDQSGRRSLKEELVKILQKLEDMEKRKSERKDQFIQVIEDIKCIRDEINEESVDTCSSDFSIDESDLSLRKLEELHSELYTLQEEKGNRMKHIQDHLRTLESLCSVLGLKYGETVTKIHPSLVESEGSRSISNTTLDKLASSVNQWHETKIQRMQELQDLVTTMLEFWNLMDTPAEEQQKFINVSCNIAATVSEITKPNSLSTDLLEEVKDELSRLEELKWSKMKELVLKKRSELEEICRRTHIVLEEQDISVENVIKAIESGDVNPENILEQIEYQAGKVKEEALSRKEILEKAEKWLNACEEENWLEEYNQDENRYNAGKGSHLILKRAEKARALVNKLPAMVEALVSKITIWESEKEAEFLFDGNRLLWMLEEYTELREEKEQERRRKRDLKKLQGQVTSEQDKGTPTRPQSAKNGLKVSTNKRFASSPHTDSPRSAKSFTSQSRYG; this comes from the exons ATGATAATGTCCAAAACTCAAATCGAATCAATATGCTCATCTCTTCTTCAAGAACTTGAG ATTATATGGGACGAGGTAGGAGAAACTGAAACCGAAAGAGAGAAGATTTTGATTGAGATTGAAGACGAATGCAGAGCAGTTTATTGTAGAAAAATCGAAAAGGTAAAAGAAGAGAGGAATCGGCTAAGACAAGACATTGTTGATTCAAAGTCGAGAGTTATTGCTATATGTTCTGTAATGGAAGAGCCATCGAGTCTTGGAAGACAACACCAATCTGATcaaagtggaagaagaagtttgaAAGAAGAGTTAGTAAAGATTCTTCAGAAACTTGAAGATATGGAAAAGAGAAAATCAGAGAGGAAGGATCAGTTTATTCAAGTAATTGAAGATATAAAATGCATACGAGACGAGATAAATGAAGAATCTGTTGATACTTGTTCGTCTGATTTTTCTATTGATGAGTCTGATTTATCTCTTAGAAAGCTTGAAGAGTTACACAGTGAGCTTTACACACTTCAAGAAGAGAAG GGAAACCGTATGAAACATATTCAAGATCATCTAAGAACTCTGGAATCACTTTGTTCGGTTCTTGGTTTGAAATATGGAGAAACTGTTACCAAGATTCACCCAAGTTTAGTAGAATCTGAAGGGTCAAGAAGTATAAGTAACACAACACTTGACAAGTTAGCTTCGTCAGTAAATCAATGGCATGAGACAAAGATACAGAGGATGCAAGAA CTACAAGATCTTGTGACGACAATGCTTGAGTTTTGGAATTTAATGGACACACCAGCAGAAGAACAACAGAAGTTCATTAACGTTTCCTGTAATATAGCTGCTACTGTTTCTGAAATAACCAAACCTAATAGCCTTTCCACAGACTTGCTTGAAGAG GTTAAAGACGAGCTAAGTCGGTTAGAGGAATTGAAATGGAGCAAAATGAAAGAACTTGTTTTAAAGAAGAGGTCAGAACTTGAAGAGATATGCAGAAGAACACACATTGTTCTTGAAGAACAAGATATCTCAGTGGAGAATGTAATTAAAGCCATTGAATCAGGAGATGTGAACCCTGAGAATATACTAGAACAGATTGAGTATCAAGCTGGGAAAGTGAAAGAGGAGGCTTTAAGCAGAAAAGAGATTCTTGAAAAGGCTGAGAAATGGTTGAATGCTTGTGAGGAAGAGAATTGGCTTGAAGAGTATAATCAG GATGAAAACCGATACAACGCTGGAAAAGGATCTCATTTAATCCTCAAACGTGCAGAGAAAGCTAGAGCACTTGTTAATAAACTTCCAG CTATGGTTGAAGCATTAGTTTCCAAGATAACAATATGGGAATCAGAGAAAGAAGCTGAGTTTCTATTTGATGGT AATCGTCTACTTTGGATGCTTGAAGAATATACAGAACTTagagaagagaaagaacaaGAACGTCGCAGGAAAAGG GATCTGAAGAAACTTCAAGGTCAAGTGACATCAGAGCAAGATAAAGGAACTCCTACGAGACCTCAAAGCGCAAAAAATGGTCTTAAAGTATCAACTAACAAGAGATTTGCATCATCCCCTCATACTGATTCGCCTCGCTCAGCAAAATCGTTTACATCTCAATCTCGCTATGGCTAA
- the LOC103874662 gene encoding AT-hook motif nuclear-localized protein 6, which yields MEDKSGISPSGVITVKGDEALASRTEFQQSPSFLQFVSPTTVVTPPPPPPPAPTPASTTVNPGSAAAPPPPPISSAGLDLTKKKRGRPRKYAPDGSLNPRASRPTLSPTPISSSIPFSGDYNHHSHWKRGKAQQQHVDIIKKSHNFEYGSSPAPPPPPPGLSCYVGANFTTHQFTVNAGEDVTMKVMPYSQGSRAICILSATGCISNVTLRQATTSGGTLTYEGRFEILSLSGSFMPTDNGGTKGRSGGMSISLAGPNGKIIGGGLAGMLIAAGPVQVVMGSFIVMHQAEQTQKKKPRIIEASPPPLQRPPPGFTITTVNSTSPLVATVEEPKQQTYGGGGGIMRPISQMPSSFNNDNSGMNNFTTTFQGYGNMNTGTNKDEDDYDDGGDDDSGDTRSLSTSG from the exons ATGGAGGATAAAAGTGGTATTAGTCCAAGTGGGGTCATCACAGTTAAGGGAGATGAAGCTTTGGCGTCAAGAACAGAGTTCCAACAAAGCCCTAGCTTTCTCCAATTCGTAAGCCCCACGACGGTGGtgactcctcctcctccccctCCTCCGGCTCCGACCCCGGCTTCAACCACCGTGAATCCTGGCTCAGCCGCCGCACCTCCGCCGCCGCCGATCTCCAGCGCTGGGTTAGATctgacgaagaagaagagaggaaggCCGAGGAAGTACGCTCCAGATGGAAGTTTGAACCCTAGGGCTTCGAGACCAACTCTCTCTCCAACACCAATCTCATCTTCGATTCCCTTCTCTGGAGATTATAATCATCATTCTCATTGGAAACGAGGAAAAGCTCAGCAGCAGCATGTTGATATCATCAAGAAATCTCACAACTTTGAGTATGGAAGCAGCCCAG ctcctcctcctcctcctcctgggCTCTCATGCTATGTGGGTGCAAATTTCACAACACATCAGTTTACTGTCAATGCCGGTGAG GATGTAACAATGAAGGTTATGCCGTATTCGCAAGGATCTCGAGCTATATGCATTCTTTCTGCAACTGGTTGCATCTCTAACGTCACACTTCGTCAAGCTACCACTTCAGGCGGCACCCTTACATACGAG GGTCGATTTGAGATACTTTCGCTATCTGGTTCCTTTATGCCTACTGATAACGGAGGAACTAAAGGTCGGTCCGGTGGTATGAGCATTTCTTTAGCCGGACCGAATGGCAAAATCATTGGCGGTGGTCTTGCCGGTATGCTCATAGCAGCCGGTCCTGTCCAG GTGGTAATGGGAAGTTTCATTGTGATGCATCAAGCAGAACAAACACAGAAGAAGAAACCTCGAATCATTGAGGCTTCTCCTCCGCCACTACAACGACCACCTCCGGGTTTCACCATAACCACTGTGAATTCTACTTCGCCTTTGGTGGCCACAGTAGAGGAGCCAAAACAACAAACctatggtggaggtggtggtaTAATGAGACCGATATCTCAAATGCCTTCTTCTTTCAACAACGACAATTCTGGTATGAACAACTTCACAACGACCTTTCAGGGATACGGGAATATGAACACGGGTACTAACAAAGACGAAGATGACTATGACGATGGTGGTGATGATGACTCTGGCGATACCAGGAGCCTATCTACTAGTGGTTGA